The bacterium genome contains the following window.
TTATAAGCTTTGCTTCAATAAAAAATGCTATTTTATCCGATACATTTTTAATCTTAATTTTTGCTATCCCTTTCTTTCCTGCAAATTTAATGGATTTTGAAATTTCTATGTTACATGGTTCAAGATTGTTAAGCGCACTAAAATCAGCAAATTCTTTTACAGGTGTTACATACCAGATTGTTTTGGTAAAATCCATCCTCTCTTTTTTCTTAGAAAGCCAGTAAAAGTTATTTGAAACAGTATCACCATTTTTATTCAGGAGTTTTAAATCAAGGAAAAACAGAGGGCTTTCAAATTCTTTCAGGGATATATTGCGAACAGGAGTTTTCCCATTTGCAGATATATCAGAAATTTTCTTTGATTCCGAAAGAACAATTTTGGAATCCTTATTTAAAAGAGTGATTTCAGCTTTCATATCCTTACAGGGTTTCATGGAAAGGTTTACAGCATATACTGCATTGTCTGCGTAATTATAAATTAAATTCAACGGCTGATTTGCCTTCATTGTGCCGTAAAATGCTCCATTGGGACGAAGAAACCAGTCAAAAAGCTGCCAGAATGTTTCAGGCCAGGCAGAATTCATCATCCAGAAAATTACACCTGTTGCTTTCGGCTGATTTAAAATATACGATTCGAACATTGCACGTGCTGCTTCATAGCTCTGAATTTGTGACTTCTCCAGAAAGTCAGAAATATTTTCGGATTTTCCGTACCTGTGATCAAGTGCATTAATAAATGTATTCATTGTACTGAATTCATATCTTGCATTGTGATAGTTAAACACGTCAGCAATAGGCCATATATCTTTTTCAGGTACCATCTTCTTAAGGCTTTCAATCGGAGGAGGCTGAGGCCCCGGAACAGTTTCAGTATTGAAACCAAAGGCACCGCCGTTCTCTTTGTCCGTATACCAGTAAACAGGAGGTACATAGTC
Protein-coding sequences here:
- a CDS encoding glycoside hydrolase family 2 → LGSDLIPRPALEKKFSAVLSVIDTTRPVLLSCSDKTSTVTGIKTGVKMTGPYDYVPPVYWYTDKENGGAFGFNTETVPGPQPPPIESLKKMVPEKDIWPIADVFNYHNARYEFSTMNTFINALDHRYGKSENISDFLEKSQIQSYEAARAMFESYILNQPKATGVIFWMMNSAWPETFWQLFDWFLRPNGAFYGTMKANQPLNLIYNYADNAVYAVNLSMKPCKDMKAEITLLNKDSKIVLSESKKISDISANGKTPVRNISLKEFESPLFFLDLKLLNKNGDTVSNNFYWLSKKKERMDFTKTIWYVTPVKEFADFSALNNLEPCNIEISKSIKFAGKKGIAKIKIKNVSDKIAFFIEAKLIMHDSKDPVLPVFWNDNYISLLPGDQRELVCEFYKFDTGKQKVDIITTGFNLRKIKTVEGN